A single window of Salvia hispanica cultivar TCC Black 2014 unplaced genomic scaffold, UniMelb_Shisp_WGS_1.0 HiC_scaffold_421, whole genome shotgun sequence DNA harbors:
- the LOC125199186 gene encoding uncharacterized protein LOC125199186, with amino-acid sequence MIDTWDIYYAILSSRKHDSELFKEWKSKLDVDRLINDLRLILSKDRPPTYHLQGEDKEFRDQWHTAECHLKGFVLASVGNALERFDKPNRPLVNKPTWFEEKSSKVRAGIAVKHLRHDVFEEGQDVGVYALVMLGYFNKLHLSGGKVDPETQQIMILDGLPDSFNEVRNEILFSDKKFSFLELYNKLVIAQTKMKRRGGLLR; translated from the coding sequence ATGATTgatacttgggatatttattaTGCCATACTTAGTTCGAGGAAGCATGACTCTGAATTGTTTAAGGAATGGAAAAGTAAACTTGATGTTGATCGTTTGATCAATGACTTGAGATTGATCCTCAGCAAGGATCGTCCACCCACATACCATCTACAAGGAGAGGACAAGGAGTTTCGTGATCAGTGGCATACCGCGGAATGTCATCTCAAGGGCTTCGTTTTGGCCAGTGTTGGCAATGCCCTTGAGAGGTTTGACAAACCCAATAGGCCGTTGGTCAACAAGCCCACGTGGTTTGAAGAAAAGTCCTCTAAGGTAAGAGCTGGTATCGCTGTGAAGCATTTAAGGCATGATGTATTTGAAGAGGGCCAAGACGTGGGGGTATATGCCCTAGTCATGCTTGGCTACTTCAATAAACTTCACTTGTCGGGGGGGAAAGTTGACCCAGAAACCCAACAGATAATGATCCTTGATGGGCTTCCAGATAGCTTTAATGAAGtcagaaatgaaattttgtttagcGACAAAAAGTTTTCGTTTTTGGAGCTTTATAACAAGCTTGTGATTGCTCAAACAAAGATGAAAAGAAGGGGTGGACTTTTGAGATGA